In Cercospora beticola chromosome 3, complete sequence, the following proteins share a genomic window:
- a CDS encoding uncharacterized protein (antiSMASH:Cluster_1): protein MSLGRLFGGLVLGLLSFGAVASTTASQGLIAENTIANGTATAPAVLESSARMISVTNTTLITKFVSSVDMPNDLEAPQIKAYRTTCITTLNTIRCHDADRNDATPFTPTRVTFTDIYETGHSFVTSVYTTQAVATMAIPKSKPPAIMGDPKYGINATVTLSTDTRDRIFEKMQSACFEGGHHLRKRQHPQNGLYCDISRELEAGLYDKLGGEITAQLGDVLIPPEWAAYFLSAMIDQHTINRAYQLATAFAIMRAGYQIGDALNWEVSVPLYSFQNMIRALTGGASGTATSATKTTTSDRCAMCTNPTVCHINPNDDQGTNGDKEDAVWPFPRASGLVTTALNFLCRQGVEQANSQTWCNCGKTRYITHKYVYTSDVKGSKTVLTDNCPYTTTPAPKRMLYTPPSNPPVSDPRIVTAPITNTFKCSSQTTAAGDFHTSWCACPDGKNYVMTKNVYGISTKGSTSWTTSTCGYTKAPAIGGDVMTAPPPPPTPTGPPPKGWCSTGEAIHWERAAASSVVTKFCSQMSASYKTYAGSKDINTLEGNHKSWDGSKSERSYPMKTSVPEAIPNPKDPNAMKIRITHDQKSCNATQKDTGCHFDFRAGVKRCEYFLQAAMGSCKTYKVYMNPGSIFGGWENYLGKEWVPEAGVKGDGIKWEILPGKKCKEPPADGKKPKGGDKALRCWQADWMEQVDD, encoded by the coding sequence ATGAGTCTCGGCCGCTTGTTCGGCGGGTTAGTCCTTGGCCTGCTCAGCTTTGGAGCAGTCGCTTCCACTACTGCTTCCCAGGGACTCATCGCCGAAAATACGATTGCCAATGGCACTGCTACTGCTCCAGCAGTGCTGGAGAGCTCAGCCAGAATGATAAGTGTCACAAATACGACACTGATCACGAAATTTGTCTCCAGTGTCGACATGCCAAACGATTTAGAGGCACCGCAAATCAAGGCTTACCGGACGACATGTATCACCACTCTCAACACTATTCGATGCCACGACGCCGATCGAAACGATGCCACGCCGTTCACCCCAACGAGGGTCACCTTCACGGACATCTACGAGACCGGTCACAGTTTTGTTACTTCGGTTTATACCACTCAAGCTGTGGCGACCATGGCTATTCCGAAATCGAAGCCTCCGGCCATAATGGGCGACCCGAAATACGGAATCAACGCTACTGTCACCCTGAGCACGGACACGAGAGATAGAATCTTTGAAAAGATGCAAAGCGCATGCTTCGAAGGTGGCCACCACCTGCGCAAGCGTCAACATCCGCAAAATGGGCTGTACTGCGATATCTCTCGTGAACTTGAAGCTGGCCTCTACGACAAGCTTGGAGGGGAAATTACGGCCCAACTGGGCGACGTCCTCATTCCACCAGAATGGGCCGCTTATTTCCTGTCTGCCATGATCGATCAGCATACCATCAACCGAGCATACCAGCTCGCTACGGCGTTCGCTATCATGAGAGCTGGTTATCAAATTGGCGACGCCCTGAATTGGGAGGTCTCTGTGCCGCTGTACTCGTTCCAGAATATGATTCGGGCGCTCACTGGAGGAGCATCGGGAACTGCAACCtcagcgacgaagacgacgacgtcgGACAGATGTGCGATGTGCACGAACCCGACGGTTTGCCATATCAATCCCAACGACGATCAGGGCACCAACGGAGACAAGGAGGATGCGGTATGGCCGTTCCCCAGAGCCAGCGGCCTTGTCACGACAGCTCTGAACTTTCTCTGCCGACAAGGCGTGGAGCAAGCAAATTCACAAACCTGGTGCAACTGTGGGAAGACAAGATACATCACGCACAAGTATGTCTACACCAGCGACGTCAAAGGCTCAAAGACGGTTCTTACGGATAACTGCCCGTACACCACAACACCGGCCCCAAAGCGCATGCTGTACACGCCGCCATCGAACCCTCCTGTCTCGGATCCTCGCATTGTCACTGCTCCGATCACCAATACGTTCAAGTGCAGTTCTCAGACCACAGCAGCCGGCGATTTCCACACCTCCTGGTGCGCCTGTCCCGATGGCAAGAACTACGTGATGACCAAGAATGTCTATGGCATTTCAACCAAAGGCAGCACAAGCTGGACAACTTCGACCTGCGGCTACACCAAAGCGCCAGCCATCGGTGGCGACGTAATGACCGcaccaccgcctccaccaaCACCGACCGGTCCGCCACCAAAAGGCTGGTGTTCCACTGGAGAAGCCATCCACTGGGAACGCGCCGCTGCATCTTCCGTGGTCACCAAATTCTGCAGCCAGATGTCCGCTTCGTACAAGACCTACGCCGGATCTAAGGATATTAACACACTCGAGGGCAACCACAAATCCTGGGACGGCAGCAAATCTGAGCGCTCCTACCCCATGAAGACTTCTGTTCCTGAGGCCATCCCCAACCCAAAGGACCCAAACGCGATGAAGATTCGCATCACACACGACCAGAAATCGTGCAACGCTACGCAGAAAGACACAGGCTGTCACTTCGATTTTCGCGCGGGTGTCAAGCGTTGCGAATACTTCCTCCAAGCAGCGATGGGTTCGTGTAAGACGTATAAGGTTTACATGAATCCGGGCAGCATCTTCGGGGGCTGGGAGAATTACCTGGGCAAAGAATGGGTGCCGGAAGCGGGGGTCAAGGGCGATGGTATCAAGTGGGAGATATTGCCGGGTAAGAAGTGCAAGGAGCCGCCGGCGGATGGGAAGAAGCCGAAAGGTGGAGATAAGGCTTTGAGGTGTTGGCAGGCGGACTGGATGGAGCAGGTGGATGATTGA